The Bernardetia litoralis DSM 6794 genome includes a window with the following:
- a CDS encoding magnesium chelatase yields MAYNKLKGEQLLELKTIQDLKNAGYRSKSIKEELRDNLIHSLQNNENPFEGIYGYEETVIPDIERAILSRHNINLLGLRGQAKTRIARLMVGLLDEYIPIVKGSELNDDPLNPLSRFAKDLIAEHGENTEIEWLNRSERYTEKLATPDVTVSDLIGDVDPIRAANLKLNYSDERVINFGLIPRSHRCIFVINELPDLQARIQVALFNILQEGDIQIRGFKLRLPLDIQFVFTANPEDYTNRGSIVTPLKDRIGSQIITHYPTTLEISKKITHQESSLAKEQKEKIKVGEIATDLVEQISFVARDSEYVDEKSGVSARLTISAYENLVSAAERRMLINNEKTTSVRMSDFRGVVPAIAGKIELVYEGEQEGAGIVAESLINKAIREQFLNYFPDPEKQKKLKEDGLYYMMLKWFGDGNTVDIMNDASKKEYEKQLKQVPLLDKIVSKKYPKVKGDEKLFLMEFLLHGLAEYSALNKNILANGLVFKDLFSSMFSMPESDEENEY; encoded by the coding sequence ATGGCTTACAATAAACTCAAAGGCGAACAACTTTTAGAACTCAAAACTATTCAAGACCTTAAAAATGCAGGTTATCGGTCTAAATCAATAAAAGAAGAATTAAGAGATAATCTAATTCATAGCCTACAAAACAACGAAAATCCATTTGAAGGAATTTATGGATATGAAGAAACTGTTATTCCAGATATAGAAAGAGCCATTTTGTCACGTCATAATATAAATCTTTTGGGACTTCGTGGGCAAGCCAAAACACGTATTGCTCGCCTGATGGTTGGTCTTTTGGATGAATATATTCCTATTGTGAAAGGCTCAGAACTCAATGATGACCCTTTGAATCCTCTTTCTCGTTTTGCAAAAGATTTGATAGCAGAACATGGAGAAAATACAGAAATTGAATGGTTAAATAGAAGCGAACGCTATACTGAAAAATTAGCAACTCCTGATGTAACTGTTTCGGATTTGATTGGTGATGTCGATCCTATTCGTGCAGCAAATTTAAAATTGAATTATTCTGATGAGCGAGTTATTAATTTTGGTCTTATTCCACGTTCGCATCGTTGTATTTTTGTAATTAATGAACTTCCTGACCTTCAAGCACGTATTCAAGTTGCTTTATTTAATATTTTACAAGAAGGAGATATTCAGATTCGTGGCTTCAAATTGCGCTTACCTTTGGATATTCAGTTTGTTTTTACTGCCAATCCTGAAGATTATACCAATCGTGGAAGTATCGTAACTCCTCTAAAAGATAGAATTGGAAGTCAGATTATTACGCATTATCCAACTACTTTAGAGATTAGTAAAAAAATTACACATCAAGAATCTAGTCTAGCAAAAGAGCAAAAAGAAAAAATAAAAGTAGGCGAAATTGCAACTGATTTGGTAGAACAAATTTCATTTGTGGCAAGAGATAGCGAATATGTAGATGAAAAAAGTGGTGTTTCGGCTCGCTTGACTATTTCTGCCTATGAAAATTTGGTTTCGGCTGCTGAAAGAAGAATGCTTATAAATAATGAAAAAACAACTTCTGTCAGAATGAGTGACTTTAGAGGTGTCGTTCCTGCCATTGCTGGTAAAATAGAATTGGTTTATGAAGGCGAACAAGAAGGCGCAGGAATTGTAGCCGAAAGTTTGATAAATAAAGCTATTCGTGAGCAATTTTTAAATTATTTTCCAGACCCAGAAAAACAAAAGAAACTCAAAGAAGATGGTTTGTATTATATGATGCTCAAATGGTTTGGAGATGGAAATACGGTTGATATTATGAATGATGCTTCAAAAAAAGAATATGAAAAACAATTAAAGCAAGTTCCTTTATTGGATAAAATTGTAAGCAAAAAATATCCAAAAGTAAAAGGCGATGAAAAGCTATTTTTGATGGAATTCTTATTACACGGCTTGGCTGAATATTCTGCTCTTAACAAAAATATTTTAGCAAATGGTCTTGTATTTAAAGATTTATTTAGTTCAATGTTTTCAATGCCTGAATCTGATGAGGAGAATGAATACTAA
- a CDS encoding SpoIIE family protein phosphatase yields MNIYKKLVLLCLFMVIFTGVTIYVFVDYESRKTLEKQITARIEKQSDYAIGNIDRFIYERVIDIQQLSQDPILSYQSISQAELTDRIKELQLKNDLMYRSISFFDPMRLRLADSRDLNIGKTHDLTTYWEKIDQGQQEFTMDISPSVSLNIPVMHFAAVVRNDMGERVGTVVTRAELSWINSIFEESIATDSLMRNADIDLLDKEGTILYSNTNPDGVLKEKYHDMEQLAYFADNEEEKNHLFGNKIYFYTRESGYESYAGNNWILLIALPEDAVYQPVYDLRKQIGITLALVILLAGLIAFIAARFFVKPILSLTASAKEMGEGNLEAIPNIKTRDEIGKLAQSFGQMANKLKSKMREQDESNIELAAINERVELKYIQINEQKVEIELSKDQIEMQNSALGEAFKEIEKQNKSITSSIHYAERIQRSILPEHDIFNKYFPHSFMLYKPRDIVSGDFYWFDEIEKDGKRHLVIAVGDCTGHGVPGGFMSMLGNNLLTTIVTVGGQIEPAIVLEEVDADIRKVLHQNEHSSNSQDGMEIAFCTIDLETLKMKYAGAHRALYFFRNGEFTEIKADRASLGGVSRIRKRKLTNLQLTTHEIQLQKDDIFYLFSDGYKDQFGGELGRVFSSKRFKNVLYKIHQKPMEHQMKILDEEIMAWSKISNQKQTDDIIVMGIRV; encoded by the coding sequence ATGAATATATATAAAAAACTTGTACTACTTTGTTTATTTATGGTTATTTTTACAGGAGTAACTATATATGTCTTTGTGGATTATGAATCACGAAAAACATTAGAAAAACAAATTACTGCTCGTATTGAAAAGCAATCTGACTATGCTATTGGTAATATTGACCGTTTTATTTATGAACGTGTTATTGATATTCAACAGCTTTCTCAAGACCCTATTCTATCCTACCAATCTATCAGTCAAGCTGAACTCACTGATCGAATAAAAGAACTTCAGCTCAAAAATGACCTCATGTATAGAAGTATTTCATTTTTTGACCCTATGCGTTTGCGTTTGGCAGATTCTCGTGATTTGAATATTGGTAAAACACATGATTTGACAACTTATTGGGAAAAAATAGACCAAGGACAACAAGAATTTACAATGGATATTTCTCCTTCTGTTTCTTTGAATATTCCTGTAATGCACTTTGCTGCTGTCGTAAGAAATGATATGGGAGAAAGAGTAGGCACAGTAGTTACTCGTGCAGAATTGTCATGGATAAATAGCATTTTTGAAGAGTCTATTGCTACCGATTCTTTGATGAGGAATGCTGATATTGATTTACTAGACAAAGAAGGTACAATTTTGTATTCAAATACCAATCCTGATGGAGTTTTAAAGGAGAAATATCATGATATGGAGCAACTTGCCTACTTTGCAGATAATGAGGAAGAGAAAAATCATTTATTTGGTAATAAAATTTATTTTTATACTCGTGAATCTGGATATGAAAGTTATGCTGGAAATAATTGGATTCTTCTAATTGCTTTACCTGAAGATGCTGTCTATCAGCCTGTTTATGATTTGCGTAAACAAATAGGAATTACTTTAGCTCTTGTTATTCTTTTAGCTGGTTTGATTGCTTTTATTGCTGCTCGCTTTTTTGTAAAACCTATTTTAAGCCTTACTGCATCAGCAAAGGAAATGGGAGAGGGAAACCTAGAAGCAATTCCAAATATCAAGACACGAGATGAAATCGGAAAACTAGCCCAGAGTTTTGGTCAAATGGCAAATAAGCTCAAGTCCAAAATGAGAGAACAAGATGAGTCAAATATAGAATTAGCTGCCATCAACGAACGAGTAGAATTAAAATATATACAAATTAATGAGCAAAAAGTAGAAATTGAGCTTTCTAAAGACCAAATTGAGATGCAAAATAGTGCGCTTGGAGAGGCTTTTAAAGAAATTGAGAAACAAAATAAATCCATTACTTCAAGTATTCATTATGCTGAACGTATCCAGCGTTCGATACTTCCTGAACATGATATTTTTAATAAATATTTTCCTCACTCTTTTATGCTTTATAAACCTCGTGATATAGTTTCAGGTGATTTTTATTGGTTTGATGAAATTGAAAAAGATGGAAAACGACACCTTGTGATTGCTGTTGGTGATTGTACAGGTCATGGAGTACCAGGTGGGTTTATGTCTATGTTAGGAAATAATCTTCTTACTACTATTGTTACAGTTGGTGGACAAATAGAACCTGCCATCGTTTTAGAAGAAGTGGATGCTGACATTAGAAAAGTATTGCACCAAAATGAACATTCTAGTAATAGCCAAGATGGTATGGAAATCGCATTTTGTACTATCGATTTAGAAACTCTAAAAATGAAATATGCAGGAGCGCACCGTGCTTTATACTTTTTTAGAAATGGAGAGTTTACTGAGATAAAAGCAGATAGAGCTTCTTTGGGTGGAGTAAGTAGAATCCGTAAAAGAAAACTTACTAATCTACAACTTACCACACACGAAATACAACTTCAAAAAGATGATATTTTTTACCTCTTCTCTGATGGATATAAAGACCAATTTGGTGGAGAACTGGGGCGTGTTTTTTCAAGTAAACGTTTCAAAAATGTGCTTTACAAAATACATCAAAAACCAATGGAACATCAAATGAAAATACTAGACGAAGAAATAATGGCTTGGAGTAAAATTTCTAATCAAAAACAAACTGATGATATTATTGTAATGGGTATAAGAGTCTAA
- a CDS encoding M24 family metallopeptidase produces the protein MSDTTQTSLESLIEAEKKAIQLFSEIEKQNLIQKGKSEEELSQEIYELANKLFGTTRHWHSRIVRAGINTLLPYYENPPLLRLQEDDILFLDLGPIFQEWEADLGRTYVIGNNPKKLKLKNDVERIWNECRNWYLEEVEKNNQITGAQLYQKATELANQNGWEFGGEIAGHIVGQFPHEQLSQEDKMLSIHSENNFSMQTKDKNGNPRNWILEIHLVDRELGIGGFYEQLLTKNYQ, from the coding sequence ATGTCAGATACTACCCAAACCTCACTAGAATCATTAATAGAAGCTGAAAAAAAAGCAATTCAATTATTTTCTGAGATAGAAAAACAAAACCTTATACAAAAAGGAAAATCAGAAGAGGAGCTTAGTCAAGAAATCTATGAGTTGGCAAATAAACTCTTCGGAACAACTCGCCATTGGCATTCACGCATTGTAAGAGCAGGTATAAATACACTTTTGCCTTATTATGAAAATCCACCTTTATTGAGATTGCAAGAAGATGATATTTTGTTCTTGGATTTAGGACCTATTTTTCAAGAATGGGAAGCTGATTTGGGAAGAACCTACGTAATTGGAAATAATCCCAAAAAACTCAAACTCAAAAATGATGTAGAAAGAATTTGGAACGAATGTAGAAACTGGTATTTGGAAGAAGTAGAAAAAAACAATCAAATTACAGGCGCACAACTTTATCAAAAAGCAACAGAATTAGCCAATCAAAACGGTTGGGAGTTTGGAGGAGAAATAGCTGGACATATTGTCGGACAGTTTCCACACGAACAACTTTCACAAGAAGATAAAATGCTTTCTATTCACTCAGAAAATAATTTCTCCATGCAAACTAAAGACAAAAATGGAAACCCTAGAAATTGGATTTTAGAAATTCATTTAGTAGATAGAGAACTAGGAATTGGAGGGTTTTATGAGCAACTTCTTACAAAGAATTATCAGTAA
- the mltG gene encoding endolytic transglycosylase MltG, with product MSPQTTQAHIKMATSKKEKSQSKISTKYKIFLGLFAGLSIFVIATSYYIYQMAYTPSVLTQKGAEEKVLYIPKGMDYNILAKQLRLDGTIQHPVAFGVFSKWMGYVDNVKAGRYILTPKMNTIDFVRQLRSGNQSPVNVTFNENLRFLPEIAGKITNNLAIDSAEFATYLQDENTAKEFGFDKDNFISMFLPNTYEMYWTDSKEEVVERLKKEYDKFWTDERKELAKAQGLSQKEVAILASIVDAETRFADEKPRVAGVYLNRLKKEMLLQADPTLVFAHNDFTIKRVLNKHKEIESPFNTYKYVGLPPSPIRLPSIAGLNAVLKPENHEYIFFCAKEDLSGYHAFAKTNAEHEANARRYHRALNERGIK from the coding sequence GTGTCCCCACAAACAACACAAGCACACATCAAAATGGCTACTTCCAAAAAAGAAAAATCTCAAAGCAAAATAAGTACAAAATATAAAATATTTTTAGGTCTTTTTGCAGGCTTATCTATCTTTGTTATTGCTACAAGTTATTATATCTATCAAATGGCTTATACTCCTTCTGTCCTGACACAAAAAGGTGCAGAAGAAAAAGTTCTTTATATTCCAAAAGGAATGGATTATAATATCTTAGCCAAACAACTTCGCTTAGATGGTACAATTCAGCATCCTGTTGCTTTTGGTGTTTTTTCAAAATGGATGGGTTATGTTGATAATGTAAAAGCAGGACGTTATATTCTTACTCCAAAAATGAATACAATTGACTTTGTTCGTCAGCTTCGTTCTGGCAATCAATCTCCTGTCAATGTTACTTTCAATGAAAATTTACGCTTTTTACCTGAAATAGCAGGAAAAATAACAAATAATTTAGCTATTGATTCGGCAGAATTTGCTACTTATTTACAAGATGAAAACACAGCAAAAGAATTTGGATTTGATAAAGATAACTTCATCTCCATGTTTTTGCCTAATACATACGAAATGTATTGGACAGATTCAAAAGAAGAAGTTGTGGAAAGATTAAAAAAAGAATATGATAAATTTTGGACAGATGAAAGAAAAGAACTAGCCAAAGCACAAGGATTATCTCAAAAAGAAGTTGCTATTTTGGCTTCTATTGTAGATGCAGAAACTCGTTTTGCTGATGAAAAACCTCGTGTAGCAGGTGTTTATCTCAATCGTTTGAAAAAAGAAATGTTACTTCAAGCCGACCCAACACTTGTCTTTGCTCACAATGATTTTACTATCAAACGAGTTTTGAACAAACATAAAGAAATTGAATCTCCATTCAATACTTACAAATATGTAGGTTTGCCACCTTCACCTATTCGTTTGCCTTCTATTGCTGGTCTGAATGCTGTTTTGAAACCTGAAAATCACGAATATATATTTTTCTGTGCTAAAGAAGATTTATCTGGTTATCATGCTTTTGCCAAAACAAATGCAGAACATGAAGCCAACGCAAGACGTTATCACAGAGCTTTAAATGAAAGAGGAATTAAATAA
- a CDS encoding YcxB family protein: MIVKTKKYKIDPDIYVKISFVNALKEWWWVWFIPPAIFLIFLAFGLWGWGLGVALVLSGLYLLFWYIQFKGLTMHEKSKPLFDKYAYDINSQRIMMMVDAKRGSEIKWDKVIKIEKREEAFVLYLSKFEFLYFPFNIFKSENEIKFVETIIRRKGYLNTEIKK, translated from the coding sequence ATGATTGTCAAAACAAAAAAATATAAAATCGACCCAGATATTTACGTCAAAATTTCATTTGTAAATGCCCTCAAAGAATGGTGGTGGGTTTGGTTTATTCCTCCTGCTATTTTTCTTATTTTTCTTGCTTTTGGTTTATGGGGCTGGGGATTAGGTGTTGCTCTTGTGCTTTCGGGTTTGTATCTTCTTTTTTGGTATATTCAATTTAAAGGGCTTACTATGCACGAAAAATCTAAACCATTATTTGACAAATATGCTTATGATATTAACAGTCAGCGTATCATGATGATGGTAGATGCAAAAAGAGGCTCTGAGATAAAATGGGATAAAGTTATCAAAATTGAGAAAAGAGAAGAGGCTTTTGTACTTTATCTTTCAAAATTTGAGTTTTTGTATTTCCCTTTCAATATCTTTAAATCTGAAAATGAAATTAAATTTGTAGAAACAATTATCCGTCGTAAAGGGTATTTGAATACAGAAATAAAAAAATAA
- a CDS encoding RNA polymerase sigma factor: protein MSETIQNSQTEEEQKWILQLQNPQTTSKERTIAFDGIMRLHRRAIYSHIRKMVIDADDTDDLLQEVFVKVWKNIAKFKNESKLYTWIYRIATNETLRFLDRKKKKQGLKMNETSEQLMQNLESDEQFSGEEVQLILQKAILTLPDKQRLVFNMKYFDEMKYDEISEIVDTSVGALKASYHLATKKIEAYLKENYQ from the coding sequence TTGTCAGAAACAATTCAAAATAGTCAAACAGAAGAAGAACAAAAGTGGATTCTACAATTACAAAATCCACAAACAACTTCAAAAGAACGCACAATTGCCTTTGATGGAATTATGCGACTGCACAGACGAGCTATTTATTCTCATATTCGAAAAATGGTCATTGATGCTGATGATACAGATGATTTGTTGCAAGAAGTATTTGTAAAAGTTTGGAAAAACATTGCTAAATTTAAAAATGAATCTAAACTTTATACTTGGATTTATAGAATTGCAACCAATGAAACACTGCGTTTTTTGGATAGAAAAAAGAAAAAACAGGGTTTGAAAATGAATGAAACATCGGAACAACTTATGCAAAACTTAGAAAGTGATGAGCAGTTTTCAGGAGAAGAAGTACAATTAATTCTTCAGAAAGCAATATTAACTTTACCTGACAAACAACGTTTGGTATTTAATATGAAGTATTTTGATGAAATGAAATACGATGAAATTTCAGAAATTGTAGATACTTCTGTTGGAGCTTTAAAGGCTTCTTATCATTTGGCAACAAAAAAAATTGAAGCTTATTTGAAAGAAAATTATCAATAA
- a CDS encoding AEC family transporter: MENLLLIFACLVLGFAFKQIPIFPKDTHKGINTYIIWVALPCLALIYIPKLEFSVSLIWLVLMAWVIFGLSILFFKVMAKVFKWSRQTEGCLVLACGLSNTSFVGFPLLEFLYNSKQPLQYAIVCDQAGSFLVLATVGLIVAMNYGGDKPTPRVIFKKLIYFPPFIAFLLALLLVPFGGVEKLFLQINGLEQIGTILENVLIKLAAPLVTLALFSVGLQIEFSKENFKLFNPFFFGLLFKLFLAPLAIYFLYLLVFTEKNMAFQVGILEAAMAPMVTGVLLAQEYKLNPKLGGFLLAVGIPLSIATVYLWYLFLN; encoded by the coding sequence TTGGAAAATCTTCTCTTAATTTTTGCTTGTTTAGTCTTAGGTTTTGCCTTCAAACAAATTCCTATCTTTCCAAAAGATACTCACAAAGGAATAAATACCTATATTATTTGGGTGGCTTTGCCATGTCTTGCGCTTATTTATATTCCAAAATTAGAATTTTCGGTTTCTCTTATTTGGCTTGTTCTAATGGCGTGGGTAATATTTGGTTTAAGTATTTTGTTTTTCAAAGTAATGGCTAAAGTTTTTAAGTGGAGCAGACAAACAGAAGGCTGTCTAGTTTTGGCATGTGGACTTTCTAATACTTCTTTTGTGGGTTTTCCTTTGTTAGAATTTTTGTACAATTCAAAACAACCTTTGCAATATGCTATTGTGTGCGACCAAGCAGGTTCTTTTTTGGTGTTAGCAACTGTCGGTCTGATTGTCGCTATGAATTATGGTGGTGATAAACCAACACCAAGAGTAATTTTCAAAAAATTGATTTATTTTCCTCCTTTTATAGCTTTTTTGCTGGCTTTACTTTTAGTGCCTTTTGGAGGAGTGGAAAAATTATTTCTTCAAATTAATGGATTAGAACAAATAGGAACTATTTTAGAAAATGTTTTGATAAAACTGGCTGCTCCTTTGGTTACTTTGGCTCTTTTTTCGGTTGGGCTTCAAATAGAGTTTTCAAAAGAGAATTTCAAGCTATTCAATCCCTTCTTTTTTGGTCTTTTATTCAAACTTTTCTTAGCTCCTTTAGCGATTTACTTTTTGTATCTGCTTGTTTTTACAGAAAAAAATATGGCTTTTCAAGTTGGTATTTTGGAAGCTGCTATGGCTCCTATGGTAACAGGTGTTTTGTTGGCACAAGAATACAAACTCAATCCAAAATTAGGAGGTTTTTTGTTGGCTGTGGGTATTCCTCTTTCTATTGCTACGGTTTATTTGTGGTATTTATTTTTGAATTGA